In Brevibacillus brevis NBRC 100599, a single genomic region encodes these proteins:
- the noc gene encoding nucleoid occlusion protein has protein sequence MAVKDSFSRIFGLTDKTDNEEIKQIPVEEIVPNPYQPRTVFDDEKIDELCQTIRTHGLIQPIVVRVRDGRYELIAGERRLRATRKLGMERIPAIVKEFNDSQTASIALIENLQREGLTAIEEAVAYQKLIDLHNLTQESLAQRLGKGQSTIANKLRLLHLPQGIQDALLSRQVTERHARALIPLKDPELQNKVLLEILEREWNVKQTEVRVKQLLELAENPKSEKDAKPRWKAFSRDTRIAINTVRQSIDMVIQTGLPVETAEEDHDEFYQFTIRIPKNKETGNK, from the coding sequence ATGGCAGTTAAAGATTCATTTTCTCGGATTTTTGGCTTAACGGACAAGACAGATAACGAAGAAATCAAACAAATACCAGTTGAGGAGATTGTACCGAATCCATATCAACCTCGTACTGTATTTGATGACGAGAAAATTGATGAGTTGTGTCAAACGATACGAACTCATGGGCTCATTCAACCGATTGTCGTGCGAGTTCGCGATGGTCGTTACGAATTGATTGCTGGGGAACGACGTTTGCGCGCAACTAGAAAATTGGGCATGGAGAGGATTCCTGCGATTGTCAAAGAGTTTAATGACTCGCAAACAGCCTCTATCGCATTGATTGAGAATTTGCAACGAGAAGGTTTGACAGCTATTGAAGAGGCAGTCGCATATCAAAAGCTGATTGATTTGCACAATTTGACGCAAGAGAGTCTTGCTCAACGTTTGGGTAAAGGACAATCGACAATTGCAAACAAACTGCGCTTGCTCCATTTACCACAAGGAATTCAAGATGCCTTGTTGTCCAGACAAGTAACAGAGCGTCATGCAAGGGCTCTGATTCCGTTAAAAGATCCAGAATTACAAAATAAAGTCCTGTTGGAGATTTTGGAGCGGGAATGGAATGTGAAACAGACGGAAGTGCGCGTGAAGCAGCTTCTAGAACTGGCCGAGAACCCTAAATCGGAAAAAGATGCGAAGCCACGCTGGAAAGCATTCTCAAGAGATACGCGGATTGCGATTAATACTGTACGTCAATCGATCGATATGGTGATCCAGACAGGCCTACCTGTAGAAACAGCAGAAGAAGATCATGATGAATTCTATCAATTCACGATTCGTATTCCAAAAAACAAGGAAACAGGAAATAAATGA
- the rsmG gene encoding 16S rRNA (guanine(527)-N(7))-methyltransferase RsmG — protein MTKEQFAEVLAAQGISLTDRQKEQFDHFFRLLVEWNEKMNLTGITEEGQVYNKHFYDSITPAFYFPFDQVQSVVDIGGGAGFPSIPLKICFPHLKMTIIDSLNKRMSFLQHVAKELGLENVNPVHGRAEDRGQEAMYREKFDLVVARAVARLNLLSEFCLPFAKVGGHFVALKGAEITPELAEAKKAIKTLGGKTRKVETFQLLEEAGERNIVIMEKIEATPKSYPRKAGVPAKKPLV, from the coding sequence ATGACGAAAGAACAGTTTGCCGAGGTACTTGCAGCCCAGGGGATTTCTTTGACGGATCGTCAGAAGGAGCAGTTTGATCATTTTTTTCGCCTGCTGGTGGAATGGAATGAGAAGATGAACCTGACCGGGATTACCGAAGAGGGGCAAGTGTACAACAAGCATTTTTATGATTCGATTACGCCGGCGTTTTACTTCCCATTTGACCAGGTGCAATCAGTTGTAGATATCGGTGGGGGCGCAGGCTTTCCAAGCATTCCTTTAAAAATTTGCTTCCCGCATCTGAAAATGACGATCATTGATTCCTTGAACAAGCGAATGAGCTTTTTGCAGCATGTAGCAAAGGAACTGGGCTTGGAGAACGTAAATCCCGTACATGGACGTGCCGAGGATCGTGGGCAAGAAGCGATGTATCGGGAGAAATTTGATCTCGTAGTGGCACGTGCTGTTGCGAGACTCAATCTGTTATCGGAGTTCTGCCTTCCTTTTGCCAAAGTCGGAGGACATTTCGTGGCTCTCAAGGGAGCAGAGATTACTCCAGAGCTTGCTGAAGCGAAAAAGGCAATCAAGACGCTTGGTGGAAAGACGAGAAAGGTCGAGACATTCCAGCTTCTAGAGGAAGCGGGAGAACGCAATATCGTCATCATGGAAAAAATAGAAGCGACGCCGAAAAGCTATCCGCGTAAGGCAGGAGTTCCTGCGAAAAAGCCGTTAGTGTAG
- a CDS encoding ParA family protein: MGKIIAVANQKGGVGKTTTSVNLSACLAALGKKVLLVDIDPQGNATSGIGVNKADVKYCIYDVLINDINPVDATLPTEIEGLMIIPATIQLAGAEIELVPTISREVRLKKALEVVKDKYDYVIIDCPPSLGILTVNSLTASDSVLIPIQCEYYALEGLSQLLNTIRLVQKHLNSQLAIEGVVLTMLDARTNLGLQVIEEVKKYFQDKVYKTIIPRNVRLSEAPSHGQAIITYDPRSRGAEVYTDLAKEVVGV; encoded by the coding sequence TTGGGAAAAATCATTGCGGTTGCGAACCAGAAAGGCGGCGTCGGGAAAACGACTACGTCCGTCAATCTAAGCGCTTGTTTGGCCGCATTGGGGAAAAAGGTGCTGCTGGTTGATATTGATCCCCAAGGAAATGCAACCAGTGGGATCGGGGTAAATAAGGCAGATGTTAAGTACTGCATTTATGATGTCCTGATCAATGATATCAACCCTGTCGATGCGACTTTGCCAACTGAAATTGAAGGATTAATGATCATTCCTGCCACCATTCAATTGGCAGGTGCGGAAATCGAGCTGGTTCCTACGATTTCTCGTGAGGTTCGTCTGAAAAAGGCGCTGGAAGTTGTCAAGGACAAGTACGATTACGTCATCATCGATTGCCCGCCATCCTTAGGGATTTTGACCGTAAATTCTTTGACAGCATCTGATTCGGTCTTGATTCCAATCCAGTGTGAATACTATGCGCTAGAAGGATTAAGCCAACTATTGAACACCATTCGTTTGGTCCAAAAACACTTGAATTCGCAGCTTGCCATCGAAGGCGTCGTGCTGACGATGCTCGATGCACGTACGAATCTCGGTCTGCAAGTGATTGAAGAAGTGAAAAAGTATTTTCAGGACAAAGTATACAAGACAATTATTCCTCGAAATGTACGCTTGAGTGAAGCACCATCACACGGACAAGCCATCATTACGTACGATCCACGCTCACGAGGAGCGGAAGTCTATACTGATTTGGCGAAGGAAGTGGTAGGGGTATGA
- the jag gene encoding RNA-binding cell elongation regulator Jag/EloR, whose product MKKVVATAKTIDDAVQKALLELGVPRERATIQVLEEPSRGLFGLIGAKDAKVQVEFHFDPVAQGRDFLQDVLSNMKVNAKVETRTNEEGMLFDIQGTNLGIIIGRRGQTLDSLQYLVNVVANRHADKHVRITLDAENYRLRRKETLEQLADRVSKKALSTKRDVRLEPMSAAERKVIHAFLQKRADVVTFSEGDEPNRYIVIAPKEASR is encoded by the coding sequence GCTACGGCAAAAACGATCGACGATGCTGTGCAAAAAGCTTTACTGGAATTGGGAGTGCCGCGTGAGCGGGCAACGATCCAAGTTCTAGAGGAACCAAGCAGAGGATTGTTTGGACTGATTGGGGCAAAGGACGCTAAAGTGCAAGTAGAATTTCACTTTGATCCGGTTGCACAGGGACGTGACTTTCTTCAAGACGTTTTGTCGAACATGAAGGTGAATGCCAAAGTGGAGACGCGTACAAATGAAGAGGGCATGCTGTTTGACATCCAGGGAACCAATCTGGGAATCATTATTGGCCGCAGGGGACAAACTCTTGATTCATTACAGTATCTCGTAAACGTCGTAGCGAACCGTCATGCGGACAAACATGTACGTATCACTCTGGATGCCGAAAATTACAGGCTTCGTCGCAAGGAAACATTGGAGCAGCTCGCAGATCGTGTGTCGAAAAAAGCGTTATCGACCAAACGGGATGTACGTCTGGAACCAATGTCTGCTGCTGAACGGAAAGTAATCCACGCGTTCTTGCAAAAGAGAGCGGATGTGGTTACCTTCAGTGAAGGAGACGAGCCAAATCGTTATATCGTGATTGCACCGAAAGAAGCCTCTCGCTAG
- a CDS encoding aminotransferase class V-fold PLP-dependent enzyme, with protein sequence MAIIYLDNAASTWPKPPAVKEMMAEVIEDFAANPGRGGHALAMKASKAVFRTRVQVSRLFGVQNPNNLFFYLNATQALNQAIKGFLQAGDHVISSSVEHNSVRRPIEFMRKNNQVEATFVEPREDHQFYVEDFAQAITPSTRLIVVSHASNLTGVILPVAELGKLAKEHGITFLVDASQSAGVLPIDVEAMNIHMLAFPGHKGLYGPQGTGGLYVSSDIDLEPLIHGGTGSQSEAIDQPTTRPDRYESGTLNTVGLAGLQAGVDFVMEKGVDNIRQHEWELVKQTILGLQQIEGVHVYGPGIEIERVGVVAFNIGEVDAAEVSFILDQQYGIATRSGFHCTPLGHQTAGTEQRGAVRASFGIFNSEKDVEALHNAVREIAAAFV encoded by the coding sequence ATGGCGATCATCTATTTGGATAACGCAGCTTCTACATGGCCGAAGCCACCAGCAGTCAAAGAAATGATGGCGGAGGTCATCGAGGATTTTGCTGCAAATCCTGGCCGAGGTGGACATGCACTGGCGATGAAAGCGAGTAAAGCTGTGTTTCGGACACGGGTGCAAGTGTCGCGGTTGTTTGGGGTTCAAAACCCGAATAACCTCTTTTTTTATCTCAATGCCACTCAAGCGCTTAATCAGGCGATAAAAGGGTTTTTACAAGCAGGCGATCATGTTATTTCTTCATCTGTTGAGCATAATTCGGTAAGACGTCCCATCGAGTTCATGCGCAAAAACAACCAAGTAGAAGCTACTTTTGTAGAGCCAAGAGAAGACCATCAATTCTATGTAGAGGATTTTGCCCAGGCAATTACGCCCTCAACGCGGTTAATCGTTGTGAGCCATGCTTCCAATCTGACAGGTGTCATCCTGCCTGTTGCCGAACTGGGGAAACTGGCAAAAGAGCACGGAATTACGTTTTTGGTGGATGCTTCTCAGTCTGCTGGTGTTTTGCCTATCGATGTAGAGGCAATGAATATTCATATGCTTGCTTTTCCTGGGCACAAAGGGCTTTACGGTCCACAAGGTACCGGTGGTTTGTACGTAAGTAGTGATATTGATCTCGAGCCCTTGATTCATGGGGGGACAGGCAGTCAGTCTGAAGCCATTGATCAACCGACAACTCGTCCAGACCGATACGAAAGCGGGACACTCAATACGGTTGGTTTGGCAGGGCTGCAAGCAGGCGTTGATTTTGTCATGGAAAAAGGTGTGGACAACATTCGTCAGCACGAATGGGAATTGGTGAAACAAACGATCCTTGGATTGCAGCAAATCGAGGGTGTACATGTCTACGGACCGGGGATTGAGATCGAACGTGTGGGCGTGGTTGCTTTTAATATCGGAGAGGTGGATGCGGCGGAGGTATCGTTTATCCTGGATCAACAATACGGGATTGCGACCAGATCGGGTTTTCATTGCACGCCATTGGGTCACCAGACTGCCGGTACAGAACAACGTGGAGCCGTTCGAGCCAGCTTTGGAATTTTCAACTCAGAGAAAGATGTAGAAGCGCTTCATAACGCTGTTCGGGAAATAGCAGCAGCGTTTGTGTAA
- the mnmE gene encoding tRNA uridine-5-carboxymethylaminomethyl(34) synthesis GTPase MnmE: MKFDTIAAVATPMGEGGIAVIRVSGTEAIEVVDKIYKGKQRLSTVDSHTIHYGHLYEPNTGERVEEVLVSVMKAPRTFTREDVVEVNCHGGIVSVEKVLELILDNGARLAEPGEFTKRAFLNGRVDLSQAEAVIDLIRAKTDRAMKVALNQVEGKLSRLIRQLRQNLIEAMAHIEVTLDYPEHDVEEFTQNFLRGKCLEVKGEIQRLLQTAQQGKILREGLSTAIIGRPNVGKSSLLNSLVQEEKAIVTDVAGTTRDVIEEYVNVRGVPLRLIDTAGIRDTEDIVEKIGVEKSRQLLQKADLVLLVINYNEPLSADDYAIFEAAKGFHVIVIVNKFDLPQKVDLEEIKRHFPQQPLIMTSAREETGIDLLEQAIGEIFFSGRVQQDDLTYVSNARHIQLLRQAERAMDEALGGIDELMPVDMIQIDIKKSWELLGEVIGESVGEDLIDQIFSQFCLGK, from the coding sequence ATGAAATTCGATACAATAGCGGCGGTCGCAACACCGATGGGTGAAGGCGGTATTGCCGTGATCCGGGTAAGCGGTACGGAAGCGATCGAAGTTGTGGATAAGATATATAAAGGAAAGCAGCGGTTGTCCACTGTGGACAGCCATACGATCCATTATGGGCACTTGTATGAGCCAAACACAGGTGAACGAGTGGAAGAGGTACTGGTTTCCGTAATGAAGGCTCCCCGTACATTTACGAGGGAGGATGTAGTGGAGGTCAACTGTCACGGAGGAATTGTTTCCGTTGAAAAGGTTCTGGAGTTAATCTTGGATAATGGAGCAAGATTGGCGGAGCCGGGGGAGTTCACGAAGCGTGCGTTCTTAAACGGACGAGTCGATTTGTCTCAGGCTGAGGCCGTCATTGATTTGATTCGGGCCAAAACAGACAGAGCGATGAAGGTCGCATTGAATCAAGTAGAAGGGAAGCTGTCCAGGCTCATTCGGCAGCTGCGCCAAAACTTGATTGAAGCGATGGCCCATATAGAAGTAACACTGGACTATCCAGAGCATGACGTTGAGGAGTTTACACAAAATTTCTTGCGAGGAAAGTGCCTGGAGGTTAAAGGGGAAATCCAACGATTGTTGCAGACCGCACAGCAAGGAAAAATTTTGCGTGAAGGCTTGTCGACCGCGATTATTGGACGTCCGAATGTAGGGAAATCCTCTCTATTAAATAGTCTGGTTCAAGAGGAAAAGGCGATTGTAACTGACGTTGCGGGAACGACACGCGATGTCATCGAAGAGTATGTCAATGTGCGCGGGGTTCCTTTGCGACTTATCGATACCGCAGGAATTCGCGATACAGAGGACATCGTGGAGAAAATCGGGGTAGAGAAGTCCAGACAGCTGCTGCAAAAGGCTGACCTCGTGTTGCTCGTGATCAACTACAACGAGCCTCTCTCCGCTGATGATTACGCGATTTTTGAAGCAGCAAAAGGGTTCCATGTGATTGTGATTGTCAATAAATTCGACCTGCCGCAAAAAGTCGATTTGGAAGAGATCAAGCGTCATTTCCCTCAGCAGCCGTTGATTATGACGTCCGCGCGTGAGGAGACGGGGATCGATCTTCTGGAGCAGGCTATTGGGGAGATTTTCTTCAGTGGCCGTGTGCAGCAGGATGACTTGACCTACGTGAGTAACGCCAGACATATTCAACTGCTTCGTCAGGCAGAACGAGCCATGGATGAAGCGCTGGGTGGAATCGATGAGTTGATGCCAGTAGACATGATTCAGATCGACATTAAAAAGTCGTGGGAGCTACTTGGTGAAGTCATCGGTGAAAGCGTCGGCGAAGATTTGATTGACCAGATTTTCTCCCAGTTCTGTCTGGGTAAGTGA
- the mnmG gene encoding tRNA uridine-5-carboxymethylaminomethyl(34) synthesis enzyme MnmG produces the protein MNVVPAYEAGSFDVIVIGAGHAGAEAALAAARMGCSTLLLTINLDAVAYMPCNPSVGGPAKGHVVRELDALGGEMGRNTDKTHIQMRMLNTGKGPAVHALRAQADKFAYQHEMKKTIENTPNLILRQAMVEELIVNDGVCEGVITQTGARYMAKSVVLTTGTYLRGKIILGDLQYESGPNNMRPSIRLAHHLKELGFEMTRFKTGTPPRVHSSSVDFSKMEIQPGDPVPRAFSYETTEFIMDQLPCWLTYTNEETHGLINSNLHRAPMYSGMIEGTGPRYCPSIEDKVVRFNDKPRHQIFLEPEGRNTEEMYVQGLSTSLPEDVQLSMLRSMAGMEEVKMMRPGYAIEYDSIVPTQLWPSLETKTLPGLFTAGQINGTSGYEEAAGQGLMAGINAARRVQGKPPVILGRDEAYIGVLIDDLVTKGTHEPYRLLTSRAEYRLLLRHDNADLRLTDIGHEIGLISEERYHRFNQKRELIEQEKERVANTRVRPEMAHVQEVLRNAGSPELTDVIELAQLLRRPEINYSHIAQMVPAPEALPEDVTEQVEIQIKYDGYIKKSLQQVERMKKMEERRIPTDIDYHQISGLSKESRDNMTKIRPLNIGQAARIAGVTPADISVLMVYLEYKRVGVAE, from the coding sequence ATGAACGTTGTACCTGCATATGAAGCGGGCTCTTTTGACGTCATTGTCATTGGTGCGGGTCATGCCGGTGCGGAAGCGGCATTGGCGGCTGCACGTATGGGCTGTAGTACATTGCTGTTGACGATCAACCTGGATGCTGTGGCGTACATGCCATGTAATCCTTCCGTAGGTGGTCCTGCAAAAGGCCACGTTGTACGCGAATTGGACGCGCTTGGTGGAGAGATGGGACGCAATACCGACAAAACCCATATCCAAATGCGTATGCTGAATACAGGGAAAGGACCTGCTGTGCATGCCTTGCGGGCGCAAGCAGACAAATTTGCGTATCAGCATGAAATGAAGAAAACGATTGAAAATACTCCGAATTTGATCCTGCGTCAAGCGATGGTGGAAGAGCTGATCGTGAACGATGGAGTTTGTGAAGGGGTTATCACGCAAACTGGGGCGCGATACATGGCCAAATCCGTTGTATTGACGACCGGAACCTATTTGCGCGGAAAGATCATCCTCGGGGATCTTCAATACGAAAGTGGACCGAACAACATGCGTCCGTCTATTCGTCTGGCACATCATTTGAAGGAACTCGGTTTTGAAATGACTCGTTTCAAGACGGGGACGCCACCGCGTGTTCATAGCAGTAGTGTGGATTTCTCCAAAATGGAGATTCAGCCTGGTGATCCGGTTCCACGTGCTTTTTCTTATGAAACAACTGAATTTATCATGGATCAGCTCCCTTGCTGGCTGACCTATACAAATGAAGAAACGCATGGACTCATCAATAGTAATCTGCATCGTGCCCCTATGTATTCGGGAATGATCGAAGGAACAGGCCCGCGTTATTGCCCTTCGATTGAAGATAAAGTAGTCCGTTTTAACGATAAGCCGCGTCACCAAATTTTCTTGGAGCCAGAAGGGCGCAATACCGAAGAAATGTATGTACAAGGCTTGTCGACCAGCTTGCCGGAAGATGTTCAGCTTTCCATGCTGCGTTCCATGGCTGGAATGGAAGAAGTCAAAATGATGCGCCCTGGCTATGCGATTGAGTATGATTCGATCGTGCCGACGCAGCTCTGGCCTTCTTTGGAAACCAAAACCTTGCCTGGCTTGTTCACAGCAGGACAAATCAATGGTACCTCTGGCTATGAAGAAGCAGCGGGTCAAGGTCTCATGGCAGGGATTAACGCAGCACGCCGCGTTCAAGGGAAACCGCCCGTTATTTTGGGACGGGATGAGGCGTACATCGGTGTCTTGATTGACGATCTGGTTACGAAGGGAACGCATGAGCCTTATCGTTTGCTTACTTCTCGCGCAGAATATCGCTTGCTGCTGCGTCATGACAATGCGGACTTGCGCCTAACTGATATCGGCCATGAAATTGGTCTGATTAGCGAGGAGCGCTACCATCGATTTAACCAAAAACGCGAGCTGATCGAGCAGGAAAAAGAACGTGTGGCCAACACACGCGTACGTCCTGAAATGGCACATGTTCAAGAGGTTTTGCGCAACGCAGGCTCTCCTGAGCTGACAGATGTCATCGAGCTGGCTCAATTGCTGCGTCGTCCGGAAATCAACTACAGCCATATTGCTCAAATGGTCCCGGCACCGGAAGCACTTCCAGAGGATGTGACCGAACAGGTTGAAATCCAGATTAAATACGATGGCTACATCAAAAAGTCATTGCAACAGGTTGAACGGATGAAAAAAATGGAGGAGCGCCGCATCCCAACGGATATTGACTACCACCAAATCTCCGGTTTGTCCAAGGAATCTCGCGACAATATGACCAAAATCCGTCCGTTGAACATCGGGCAGGCGGCTCGTATCGCAGGGGTTACTCCAGCAGACATTTCCGTGTTGATGGTATATTTGGAGTACAAACGCGTGGGAGTAGCCGAGTAA
- a CDS encoding ParB/RepB/Spo0J family partition protein — translation MSRGLGKGLNALITSNLIEEGEQVKEVSINEIRPNPYQPRKEFEQSAIEELAQSIKEHGIIQPLIVRKSIKGYELVAGERRLRAAKLAGLKEVPVVVKAYTDQQLMEIALIENLQRENLNPLEEAEAYDKLISHHDYTQEQLAQKIGKSRPHVANMLRLLQLPEKIRKMVSAAELSMGHSRALLGVTDKKVQQQLANDVVEKGLSVRQLEEIVKQLNVSRETKKKKSAKNEPVLIEMEERLRSRFGTSVKIKKGSKRGKIEIDFYSQEDLERIIEMLNIEK, via the coding sequence ATGAGTAGAGGATTGGGAAAAGGGCTGAATGCGCTTATTACTTCCAATCTCATCGAAGAAGGGGAACAGGTAAAAGAGGTTTCCATCAATGAGATTCGTCCTAACCCTTATCAGCCCCGGAAAGAATTCGAGCAATCAGCTATTGAGGAACTGGCACAGTCGATCAAAGAGCATGGGATCATCCAACCACTAATTGTTCGGAAAAGCATCAAAGGTTACGAGCTGGTAGCTGGTGAAAGAAGATTGCGCGCTGCAAAGCTAGCAGGGTTAAAAGAGGTTCCGGTAGTCGTAAAGGCGTACACAGATCAGCAATTAATGGAGATTGCCCTGATCGAGAACTTACAACGGGAAAATCTGAATCCACTCGAAGAGGCAGAGGCTTATGACAAGCTGATTTCCCACCATGATTATACGCAAGAACAGCTTGCACAAAAGATAGGGAAGAGTCGACCGCATGTAGCCAACATGCTTCGTTTGCTGCAACTGCCAGAGAAGATCCGAAAAATGGTATCGGCAGCTGAACTATCCATGGGACATTCACGTGCTTTGCTTGGGGTAACGGATAAGAAAGTACAACAACAGCTTGCAAATGACGTAGTGGAAAAAGGATTGAGTGTTCGTCAGCTGGAAGAGATCGTGAAGCAGCTCAATGTTTCACGTGAAACAAAAAAGAAAAAGTCAGCGAAAAACGAGCCAGTTTTGATCGAGATGGAGGAACGGCTGCGCAGCCGTTTTGGGACATCGGTCAAGATTAAAAAAGGGTCAAAGCGCGGCAAGATCGAAATTGACTTCTATTCACAGGAAGACTTGGAACGAATCATCGAAATGCTGAATATAGAGAAGTAA